The proteins below are encoded in one region of Buttiauxella gaviniae:
- a CDS encoding metal/formaldehyde-sensitive transcriptional repressor, whose protein sequence is MPHSPEDKKRILTRVRRIRGQTEAIERALENGDPCIAILQQIAAVRGAANGLMAEMMEIHLKDELVAGETSENQRAVRMAEVGHLIRSYLK, encoded by the coding sequence ATGCCACATTCCCCTGAAGACAAAAAACGCATTCTGACACGCGTCCGAAGGATCCGCGGTCAAACGGAGGCCATCGAGCGCGCACTGGAAAACGGCGATCCCTGCATCGCCATCCTGCAGCAAATCGCGGCGGTGCGCGGCGCGGCCAATGGCTTGATGGCCGAAATGATGGAAATCCACCTGAAAGACGAACTGGTCGCGGGGGAAACATCCGAAAATCAGCGTGCGGTACGCATGGCTGAAGTCGGGCATTTAATCCGCTCTTATCTAAAATAA
- a CDS encoding S-(hydroxymethyl)glutathione dehydrogenase/class III alcohol dehydrogenase — protein MKSRAAVAFGPGKPLEIVEIDVAPPKKGEVLVKITHTGVCHTDAFTLSGDDPEGVFPAVLGHEGGGVVVEVGEGVTSLKPGDHVIPLYTAECGECKFCKSGKTNLCQAVRATQGKGLMPDGTTRFSYNGEPIYHYMGTSTFSEYTVVAEISLAKVNPQAPLDKVCLLGCGVTTGIGAVHNTAKVKEGDTVAVFGLGGIGLAVIQGAVQAKAGRILAIDTNPEKFKLATEMGATDCINPKDHEKPIQDVIVELTDGGVDFSFECIGNVNVMRSALECCHKGWGESVIIGVAGAGQEIKTRPFQLVTGRVWRGSAFGGVKGRTQLPGMVEDAMVGKINLDPFITHRLPLEQINEAFDLMHEGKSIRTVIHFGDK, from the coding sequence ATGAAATCACGTGCAGCAGTGGCATTTGGTCCAGGCAAACCGCTTGAGATCGTTGAAATAGACGTAGCACCGCCGAAAAAGGGCGAAGTGCTGGTAAAAATCACTCATACCGGCGTTTGCCATACCGATGCCTTTACCTTATCCGGTGACGACCCGGAAGGCGTTTTCCCGGCTGTGCTTGGGCACGAAGGCGGCGGGGTTGTTGTTGAAGTGGGTGAGGGCGTGACCAGCCTGAAACCGGGCGACCACGTTATTCCTCTGTACACCGCAGAATGCGGCGAATGTAAGTTCTGTAAATCAGGCAAAACTAACCTCTGCCAGGCCGTTCGTGCCACCCAGGGTAAAGGCCTGATGCCTGATGGCACCACCCGTTTTTCTTACAACGGCGAGCCGATCTACCACTACATGGGCACCAGTACTTTCAGCGAATACACCGTAGTGGCTGAAATCTCTCTGGCAAAAGTTAACCCGCAGGCGCCGCTGGATAAAGTGTGCCTGTTAGGCTGCGGCGTCACGACCGGTATCGGTGCGGTGCACAACACGGCGAAAGTCAAAGAGGGCGATACCGTGGCGGTATTCGGCCTCGGCGGTATTGGTCTGGCCGTTATTCAGGGCGCGGTACAGGCGAAAGCCGGGCGCATTCTGGCTATCGACACCAACCCAGAGAAATTCAAACTGGCGACCGAAATGGGCGCGACCGATTGCATCAACCCGAAAGATCACGAGAAGCCTATCCAGGATGTGATTGTTGAACTGACCGACGGCGGCGTGGATTTCAGTTTTGAATGTATCGGTAACGTGAATGTTATGCGTTCCGCGCTGGAGTGCTGCCACAAAGGTTGGGGCGAAAGCGTGATTATTGGCGTTGCAGGCGCGGGGCAGGAAATCAAAACCCGTCCATTCCAGTTGGTGACGGGCCGCGTATGGCGTGGTTCAGCATTTGGCGGCGTGAAAGGGCGCACACAGTTGCCTGGCATGGTAGAAGACGCGATGGTCGGTAAAATCAACCTCGATCCGTTTATTACCCACCGCCTGCCGCTGGAGCAAATCAACGAGGCGTTTGATTTAATGCACGAAGGCAAATCAATTCGTACCGTTATCCATTTTGGCGACAAGTAA
- a CDS encoding DUF2554 family protein — MVKQLRSKLGVILLLIGAALFSGQTTAQTHGHDYLIVKSADMLLRHQADSDELRQSAEDSAADFREHHYYVKERRPGTYQL, encoded by the coding sequence ATGGTTAAACAATTGAGGTCAAAACTGGGTGTAATTTTGTTGCTGATTGGAGCGGCTTTGTTTTCCGGTCAAACAACCGCGCAGACCCATGGTCATGACTATTTGATTGTCAAAAGCGCTGACATGCTGCTGCGCCATCAGGCGGATAGCGATGAACTGCGCCAGTCAGCCGAAGATTCCGCCGCTGATTTCCGCGAACATCACTACTATGTAAAAGAAAGGCGTCCGGGGACTTACCAGCTTTAG
- a CDS encoding SMR family transporter, protein MTYIWLIVAIVAEVIATTSLKLSEGFSRLWPSVTTILFYGVAFYCLSITMRTIPTGIIYAIWSGAGIVLIGAVGWIFLGQKLDWPAIAGMALIILGVLVINLFSKSVAH, encoded by the coding sequence ATGACGTATATCTGGTTAATTGTGGCGATTGTTGCCGAAGTGATTGCCACAACATCACTCAAACTTTCTGAAGGCTTCAGTCGGTTATGGCCAAGCGTCACCACTATTTTGTTTTATGGCGTGGCGTTTTACTGTTTATCGATAACCATGCGCACCATCCCGACCGGGATCATTTATGCCATTTGGTCTGGCGCAGGGATTGTGCTGATTGGCGCAGTAGGCTGGATATTTCTGGGGCAAAAACTCGACTGGCCAGCGATCGCGGGGATGGCGTTAATCATTCTGGGCGTGCTCGTTATTAATCTTTTCTCAAAATCAGTCGCGCATTAA
- the nfrB gene encoding cyclic di-3',5'-guanylate-activated glycosyltransferase NfrB — MDLFVDYFSTWLYGLKVIAIALAILMLISGIDDLFIDIAYWTRRLWRSVTVYRTHDYLDYKALYEPQEKALAIMVPAWNETGVIGNMARLAASSLDYENYHIFVGTYPNDPDTQRDVDEVCARFPNVHKVVCARPGPTSKADCLNNILDAILQFEHSARFNFSGFILHDAEDVISPLELRLFNYLVDRKDLIQIPVYPFERSWTHFTSLSYLDEFSELHGKDVPVREALAGQVPSAGVGTCFSRRAVLALLADGDGIAFDVQSLTEDYDIGFRLRQKGMEEIFCRFPVVDENETVSRPFGQRARTANVICVREYFPDTFATAVRQKSRWIIGIVFQGFKTHRWSPSPILNYFLWRDRKGAIANFLSFAAMLVMLQLVAIMIYQHTVEGAWQFLSIFVGESWLKILLGINFLLMANRIIQRMIFVTGYYGLLQGLLVIPRLFWGNLINFVANWRAIKQVIQHGDPRRVAWDKTTHDFPTVSDRRSTQPLGYILVDSGVMTQAQLEDALQNRIPGLKLGGSLVQLGYITAHQLAVALAKQAEVPMETFDPLALNPELLKSIPLKVAQHHAVLPLRLEGETLVLACENTIDPVSLAALGRKIGRNIRYVIVPRGLVVIGLRYWYGNEQTTQEKHLLDCAVKENLLTQAKADEIWEKYVSGQLLFAEVLTNESHLNEAVLRAVLLRYERSDLMFGEFLVQEGVVSQHVVNHALEQQKKLQPSLSGLLQKAGISRLQQSRLAGEVL; from the coding sequence ATGGACTTGTTTGTTGATTACTTTTCAACCTGGCTCTATGGATTGAAAGTGATTGCCATTGCGCTGGCAATATTGATGTTAATTAGCGGAATTGATGACTTATTTATTGATATTGCCTACTGGACTCGTCGCCTCTGGCGCTCGGTGACGGTCTACCGCACTCACGATTATCTCGACTATAAAGCCCTTTACGAGCCGCAAGAAAAGGCGTTGGCGATAATGGTCCCCGCCTGGAATGAAACGGGTGTTATTGGTAACATGGCGCGTCTTGCGGCCAGCTCTCTGGATTACGAAAACTACCATATCTTCGTTGGCACCTATCCCAACGATCCGGACACTCAACGCGATGTTGACGAAGTCTGCGCGCGCTTTCCAAATGTTCACAAAGTCGTCTGTGCACGCCCCGGTCCCACCAGCAAAGCGGATTGCCTGAACAATATTCTCGACGCCATTTTGCAGTTTGAGCATAGCGCCCGTTTTAACTTCTCAGGCTTCATTCTTCACGATGCGGAAGACGTTATTTCTCCCCTCGAATTACGTCTTTTCAACTATTTGGTTGACCGTAAAGACTTAATTCAGATCCCGGTTTATCCGTTTGAGCGCTCATGGACCCACTTCACAAGCCTCAGTTATCTGGACGAGTTTTCCGAACTGCATGGTAAAGATGTGCCGGTGCGTGAAGCGTTGGCGGGGCAGGTTCCCAGCGCTGGCGTGGGCACCTGTTTTAGCCGTCGAGCGGTACTGGCGCTGTTAGCCGATGGCGACGGTATTGCGTTTGACGTGCAAAGCCTGACGGAAGACTACGATATTGGCTTCCGCCTGCGTCAAAAAGGGATGGAAGAGATCTTCTGCCGCTTCCCGGTGGTTGACGAAAACGAAACTGTGTCCAGACCTTTTGGTCAACGAGCGCGTACCGCCAATGTTATCTGCGTGCGTGAATATTTCCCCGACACCTTTGCTACCGCTGTCCGGCAAAAATCCCGCTGGATCATCGGCATTGTCTTCCAGGGATTCAAAACGCATCGCTGGAGCCCAAGCCCGATTCTGAACTACTTCCTGTGGCGCGACCGCAAAGGGGCGATTGCTAATTTCCTGAGTTTTGCCGCCATGCTGGTGATGCTGCAACTGGTTGCCATCATGATCTATCAGCACACCGTGGAGGGTGCCTGGCAATTCCTGTCGATTTTTGTTGGCGAATCCTGGTTGAAAATACTGCTGGGGATTAACTTCCTGCTGATGGCCAACCGCATCATTCAACGCATGATTTTCGTCACCGGCTACTATGGCCTCTTGCAGGGGCTGCTGGTTATCCCGCGTCTGTTCTGGGGCAACCTGATTAACTTTGTGGCGAACTGGCGTGCGATTAAACAGGTTATCCAGCACGGCGACCCGCGCCGCGTGGCGTGGGACAAAACCACGCACGATTTCCCCACCGTTAGCGATCGGCGTTCTACCCAGCCGCTAGGCTATATCCTGGTCGATTCAGGCGTAATGACTCAGGCACAACTTGAGGATGCGCTGCAAAACCGTATTCCCGGCCTGAAACTGGGTGGCAGCCTGGTGCAGCTTGGCTATATCACCGCGCATCAGCTTGCTGTTGCGCTGGCAAAACAGGCTGAAGTGCCGATGGAAACGTTCGACCCGCTGGCGCTGAACCCTGAACTGTTAAAAAGTATTCCCCTAAAAGTCGCGCAACATCATGCGGTGCTGCCGCTGCGCCTTGAAGGCGAAACATTGGTTCTGGCCTGCGAAAACACAATCGATCCCGTTTCGCTCGCCGCTCTTGGCCGCAAAATTGGCCGTAACATTCGCTATGTGATTGTGCCCCGAGGCCTTGTCGTCATTGGCCTGCGCTACTGGTATGGCAATGAACAGACGACCCAGGAAAAACATCTCTTAGACTGCGCGGTGAAAGAAAATCTACTCACCCAGGCAAAAGCCGATGAGATTTGGGAAAAATATGTCTCCGGCCAACTTCTGTTTGCGGAAGTGCTAACCAACGAATCGCACTTAAACGAAGCCGTATTGCGCGCTGTGTTGTTGCGCTATGAACGTAGCGATTTGATGTTTGGTGAGTTTCTGGTGCAGGAGGGCGTGGTGAGCCAACATGTCGTTAACCACGCCCTGGAACAGCAGAAAAAACTGCAACCGTCGTTAAGCGGCCTGTTACAGAAAGCCGGTATCAGCCGTCTGCAACAGTCACGTCTGGCTGGGGAAGTGTTATGA
- a CDS encoding NfrA family protein: MNNPVTPLAALICSVLLAMPALAADEGSKQDLGLSDYRYFKVYPHIERAHSALQANDEMRALSSFEHAHEMAPESLRLTLWLAEAYRHFGHDKKARVLLESELNKRPQNAQLQRALKAIPVAAPQIKTREQLLAFQKKCDVEPGTRCRSEVGNYAITLNELDIARAQLSDAAFRHSIEGQQLADNYTQRAIFLKQWAAADQGFALLDGEATLTNAQYQQWFAILIHTQRDGRILDLQSQGVMNTPGMQLAYAQSLAERKALTALRRYLASHKPVFETASEERNWLRLLATYSQQPGQSVANWSLNYPENKQYLLSTLVPIRIQKRDWQGADALLNTFPETQALDQRLALSFARNDTQSSMRLLHQISQTRSLSANELETVSYQLVSMGQGKRATELLLRYWPFNQAGQQQYSLSQRLYEQLTAHPEWLTGESQSRLAKPLPTATQRMAQARLFQGAENCAVVRDLLGDFSAQYDAESWSHLAQCYAAQPGLALYAAQQAAARDSSAFYQRQVAYLAYAAEDYALAQANGLTMPAVEKVGTPDNAARGFALLAQKRYRESRDALEKARKTYPDSPEILRQLVYLNERLDDKPRTQLYSERVVDDIDNTVTPKQGLTDKQREDRFEFRRIHEESARRWTFTFDSALGLTKESINSANTSGPNDKGNRSYGQAEAEYRIGRNEILDGDLLSVYGRVFAGSDGHSNIAPIYQPMSGLGVRWKPLRDRTIFFAAEQQFPLDRQKSDADMMLRASASFFNDGKYSDEWHPIGKGWFAQNLYLDAAHYVKADYQLYTADYRVSWHQKVSDRQTIEPYIHAQFNSSTNYPVYGEGEKFRIYRDSTMQGVGVRVNHWYGETHYDAWPHKVSVGLEYQHVSGGHHRETSAKNSLFLTIGARW, from the coding sequence ATGAACAATCCTGTAACCCCGCTTGCGGCACTGATTTGCAGTGTGCTGCTTGCGATGCCTGCGCTGGCCGCCGACGAGGGGTCAAAACAAGATCTCGGCCTTAGCGATTACCGCTACTTCAAGGTCTATCCCCATATCGAGCGGGCGCATTCCGCCTTGCAAGCCAACGACGAAATGCGAGCGCTGAGCAGTTTTGAACACGCCCATGAAATGGCCCCTGAAAGCCTGCGTCTGACATTATGGCTGGCGGAGGCTTACCGCCATTTTGGGCATGATAAAAAAGCCCGGGTTTTACTGGAAAGCGAGCTGAACAAAAGGCCGCAAAATGCACAGTTACAGCGAGCGCTAAAAGCCATTCCCGTTGCCGCGCCGCAAATAAAAACGCGGGAGCAATTGTTAGCCTTCCAGAAGAAATGTGATGTCGAGCCAGGCACTCGCTGTCGCAGCGAAGTGGGCAATTATGCCATTACACTTAACGAGTTAGACATTGCTCGCGCGCAGCTTTCAGATGCAGCGTTCCGTCATTCCATTGAGGGGCAACAACTGGCGGATAACTACACCCAGCGGGCGATTTTTCTGAAACAGTGGGCCGCTGCAGACCAGGGTTTTGCACTCTTAGATGGCGAAGCCACGCTGACTAACGCCCAGTATCAACAATGGTTTGCCATCTTAATACACACGCAGCGCGACGGGCGGATTTTAGATTTGCAAAGCCAGGGCGTAATGAATACCCCAGGCATGCAGCTTGCCTACGCGCAATCGCTGGCAGAGCGTAAGGCGCTCACCGCGTTGCGTCGCTATCTCGCCAGCCATAAACCCGTCTTCGAGACCGCTTCGGAAGAGCGAAACTGGTTACGGCTTCTCGCGACCTACAGCCAGCAACCGGGCCAAAGTGTGGCTAACTGGTCGCTTAATTATCCGGAAAACAAACAGTATTTATTATCGACCTTAGTACCCATCCGGATTCAAAAAAGGGACTGGCAGGGGGCGGATGCGCTGCTGAACACTTTCCCCGAAACCCAGGCGCTCGACCAGCGGCTGGCGTTAAGTTTTGCACGTAACGATACCCAATCCAGCATGCGGCTGCTTCATCAAATCAGCCAGACGCGCAGTTTGTCAGCGAATGAGCTGGAAACCGTGAGCTATCAGTTGGTTTCCATGGGGCAAGGGAAAAGGGCGACGGAGCTCCTGTTACGGTACTGGCCGTTTAATCAGGCCGGGCAACAACAATATTCGCTGAGCCAGCGGTTATATGAGCAACTCACAGCCCACCCCGAATGGCTGACTGGCGAAAGTCAATCTCGCCTGGCAAAACCGTTACCCACAGCTACCCAGCGGATGGCGCAGGCACGACTGTTCCAGGGAGCAGAAAACTGCGCTGTGGTGCGTGATTTGTTGGGTGATTTCTCCGCGCAATACGACGCCGAAAGCTGGTCGCACCTGGCGCAATGTTATGCGGCTCAACCGGGGCTTGCGCTTTATGCCGCGCAACAGGCCGCGGCGCGCGATTCTTCCGCTTTTTATCAGCGCCAGGTCGCTTATCTGGCCTATGCCGCAGAAGATTATGCGCTTGCCCAGGCGAACGGATTAACAATGCCCGCAGTTGAAAAAGTGGGCACTCCGGACAATGCCGCGCGTGGGTTTGCCCTGCTAGCACAAAAGCGTTACCGGGAATCCCGTGATGCGCTGGAAAAAGCGCGAAAAACCTACCCGGATTCGCCTGAAATTTTGCGTCAACTGGTGTATCTCAATGAGCGCCTGGATGATAAGCCGCGCACCCAACTCTACAGCGAACGTGTGGTGGACGACATCGACAACACCGTAACGCCAAAGCAGGGATTAACCGATAAACAGCGGGAGGATCGTTTCGAATTTCGTCGGATCCATGAGGAAAGCGCGCGCCGTTGGACATTCACTTTCGACAGCGCCCTCGGCCTTACAAAAGAGTCGATCAATAGCGCGAACACCAGCGGGCCTAATGACAAAGGCAACCGTAGCTATGGCCAGGCCGAGGCCGAATATCGCATTGGTCGCAACGAAATTCTCGACGGTGATTTGCTTTCCGTTTACGGTCGCGTGTTTGCGGGCAGCGACGGGCACAGCAATATCGCACCGATTTATCAGCCGATGTCAGGTCTGGGCGTGCGCTGGAAACCGCTGCGCGATCGGACGATTTTCTTTGCGGCAGAACAGCAGTTCCCGCTCGATCGCCAAAAATCTGATGCAGACATGATGCTACGCGCCAGCGCCTCCTTCTTTAATGACGGGAAATACAGCGATGAATGGCATCCCATCGGCAAAGGCTGGTTTGCACAAAATCTCTATCTGGATGCGGCGCATTACGTAAAAGCGGATTACCAACTCTACACCGCTGACTACCGAGTAAGCTGGCACCAAAAAGTGAGCGACCGGCAGACTATCGAGCCCTACATCCATGCCCAGTTCAACAGTTCGACAAATTACCCGGTTTATGGCGAAGGGGAGAAATTCCGTATCTATCGCGACAGCACCATGCAAGGTGTCGGCGTGCGCGTTAACCACTGGTACGGCGAAACGCATTATGATGCCTGGCCGCACAAAGTAAGCGTAGGGCTTGAATATCAACATGTTTCTGGTGGCCATCACCGCGAAACGAGTGCCAAAAACAGTCTTTTCCTGACCATAGGAGCACGCTGGTAA
- a CDS encoding DUF4434 domain-containing protein, with protein sequence MKILLTTLLLVTPFAHAINAVMYQPQLRDTSVSDARWQSVLDKLKGQGIDTLVLQWSRYDDAFREGGSRAWLERKAQLTNASGLKLVIGLAADGQFFQQQKQPIPALENYLNHLRADDVSIAKRWVDVLGENAIAGWYISSELDDRRWRDPHMQQVAENYLTKMRLSLVAVADKPVAVSSFFAGNMTPDSYQKWVTTLSHTGVKVWIQDGAGTQVLTDAERALYLQAPSAGKVIELFRQDKQATTFKALPAPVAYQEKWLSTPVPQGQDRVYFSLRYMSAASGVLAM encoded by the coding sequence ATGAAAATCCTTTTAACAACACTGCTCCTGGTGACGCCTTTCGCCCATGCCATAAATGCGGTGATGTATCAGCCGCAATTGCGTGACACTTCTGTTTCTGACGCACGATGGCAGAGCGTGCTGGACAAACTTAAAGGGCAGGGAATTGACACTCTGGTGTTGCAGTGGAGTCGCTACGACGATGCCTTTCGGGAAGGGGGATCCCGGGCCTGGCTTGAACGCAAAGCACAGCTAACCAACGCAAGCGGCCTGAAGCTGGTGATTGGCCTTGCGGCCGACGGGCAGTTTTTCCAACAACAAAAGCAGCCAATACCGGCGCTGGAAAATTATCTCAATCATCTGCGGGCTGACGATGTTTCCATCGCAAAACGTTGGGTCGATGTCCTGGGGGAGAACGCGATAGCCGGATGGTATATCAGCAGTGAACTTGATGACCGACGCTGGCGCGACCCGCACATGCAGCAGGTGGCTGAAAACTACCTCACTAAAATGCGTTTATCGCTGGTGGCCGTGGCGGATAAACCCGTTGCGGTCAGTAGTTTCTTTGCCGGAAATATGACGCCTGATTCCTATCAAAAATGGGTGACAACCCTTAGCCATACTGGCGTCAAGGTGTGGATTCAGGACGGGGCGGGAACTCAGGTGTTAACGGATGCTGAGCGGGCGTTATATCTGCAAGCCCCGTCAGCCGGGAAAGTTATTGAACTCTTCCGCCAGGATAAACAGGCTACAACCTTCAAAGCGCTACCTGCACCTGTGGCGTATCAGGAAAAATGGCTGTCGACACCTGTCCCGCAAGGGCAGGACAGAGTCTACTTCTCGTTGCGCTATATGAGTGCGGCCAGCGGCGTGCTGGCCATGTGA
- a CDS encoding DUF2474 domain-containing protein, translating to MKQTGIRLLWMVALWGGSVLALTAVGMGFRLLMTAAGFKS from the coding sequence ATGAAACAGACCGGTATTCGTTTGTTATGGATGGTTGCGCTGTGGGGCGGCAGTGTGTTGGCACTGACCGCCGTGGGAATGGGGTTTCGGCTCCTGATGACCGCCGCCGGCTTTAAGTCCTGA
- the cydB gene encoding cytochrome d ubiquinol oxidase subunit II, whose amino-acid sequence MGIDLSVIWFVIIVFATLMYIVMDGFDLGIGILFPFVRGAEDRDVMVNSVAPVWDGNETWLVLGGAALFGAFPLAYAVIVDALTIPLSLMLIGLIFRGVAFEFRFKATPAHRPFWDKAFIGGSIVATFCQGVVVGAVIEGFPVTGRTFSGTQLDWISPFNLFCGFGLVVAYAMLGASWLVMKSEDPLLKTMRNVVKPLLLVLLAVLAVISIWTPLAHPQIASRWFSLPNLYFLLPVPLLVVVCSIWLWKAVGSQTTWHSTPFLLTLGLVFLGFSGLGISIWPYLIPPSITLWQAAAPPQSQGFMLVGALFIIPIILVYTFWSYYVFRGKVQHGEGYH is encoded by the coding sequence ATGGGCATCGATCTGTCGGTTATCTGGTTTGTGATTATTGTGTTCGCCACCCTGATGTACATCGTGATGGACGGTTTTGATCTCGGCATCGGGATTCTGTTCCCGTTTGTGCGAGGGGCGGAAGATCGCGATGTAATGGTCAATAGCGTTGCCCCGGTGTGGGATGGCAACGAAACCTGGTTGGTATTGGGAGGTGCGGCACTGTTTGGCGCGTTTCCGCTGGCCTATGCGGTGATTGTCGATGCGTTAACGATTCCGCTGTCGCTGATGTTAATCGGGTTAATTTTCCGCGGCGTCGCCTTTGAATTTCGTTTCAAAGCCACGCCTGCGCACCGCCCATTCTGGGATAAAGCGTTTATCGGCGGATCTATTGTGGCGACATTTTGCCAGGGTGTGGTGGTAGGTGCGGTGATCGAAGGCTTCCCGGTCACAGGCCGCACCTTTAGCGGCACACAGTTGGACTGGATTTCCCCGTTTAATCTGTTCTGCGGTTTCGGTCTGGTCGTCGCTTACGCAATGCTTGGTGCGAGTTGGCTGGTAATGAAAAGCGAAGATCCGCTGCTGAAAACCATGCGCAACGTCGTGAAGCCTTTATTGCTGGTTTTGTTGGCAGTGCTCGCGGTGATCAGCATCTGGACGCCGCTGGCGCATCCACAAATTGCCAGCCGCTGGTTTAGCCTGCCGAATCTCTACTTCCTGCTGCCGGTTCCGCTGCTAGTCGTGGTGTGCAGCATCTGGTTGTGGAAAGCAGTCGGTTCGCAAACTACCTGGCACAGCACGCCGTTTTTGCTCACCCTGGGCCTGGTTTTCCTGGGCTTTAGCGGGCTGGGTATCAGCATCTGGCCTTATCTGATTCCGCCGTCAATTACGCTTTGGCAGGCCGCAGCACCGCCGCAAAGCCAGGGTTTCATGCTGGTGGGCGCGCTGTTTATTATTCCGATCATTTTGGTTTACACCTTCTGGAGTTATTACGTTTTCCGCGGAAAAGTACAGCATGGCGAGGGGTATCACTGA
- a CDS encoding cytochrome ubiquinol oxidase subunit I has protein sequence MFGLDAFHLARIQFAFTVSFHIIFPAITIGLASYLAVLEGLWLKSKNPVYRSLYDFWSKIFAVNFGMGVVSGLVMAYQFGTNWSGFSQFAGSITGPLLTYEVLTAFFLEAGFLGVMLFGWKRVGPGLHFFATCMVALGTIISTFWILASNSWMQTPQGFEIHNGQVVPVDWFAVVFNPSFPYRLLHMSVAAFLSSAFFVGASAAWHLLRGNKTPAVKTMFSMALWMALIVAPLQALIGDMHGLNTLKHQPAKIAAIEGHWENVPGEPTPLLLFGWPDMEQERTRFGLEIPALGSLILTHSLDKQVPALKEFPKEDRPNSTMVFWSFRIMAGLGMLMILAGALSLWLRYRHRLYESRPFLHFMLWMGPSGLIAILAGWITTEVGRQPWVVYGLLRTKDAVSAHGDLQMSISLLTFFVVYMSVFGVGYSYMIRQIKKGPQPFNDDPPPSHGTPSRPLSAATESLEELR, from the coding sequence ATGTTCGGTTTAGATGCGTTTCATCTGGCAAGGATTCAGTTTGCGTTTACTGTCTCCTTCCACATTATTTTCCCCGCTATCACCATCGGGCTTGCCAGTTACCTGGCGGTGCTTGAAGGGTTATGGCTGAAATCTAAGAATCCGGTTTATCGTTCGCTTTACGATTTCTGGTCGAAGATTTTCGCGGTTAACTTCGGCATGGGTGTCGTGTCCGGGCTGGTGATGGCTTATCAGTTCGGGACTAACTGGAGCGGTTTCTCTCAGTTCGCGGGCAGTATTACCGGGCCGTTGCTGACGTATGAAGTGCTGACGGCATTTTTCCTCGAAGCCGGGTTCCTGGGCGTGATGCTTTTTGGCTGGAAACGCGTCGGGCCAGGGCTGCACTTCTTTGCGACCTGTATGGTGGCGCTGGGTACCATTATCTCAACCTTCTGGATTCTGGCGTCCAACAGTTGGATGCAAACGCCGCAGGGGTTTGAAATTCACAACGGCCAGGTCGTACCGGTAGATTGGTTTGCTGTGGTGTTTAACCCATCGTTCCCTTACCGCCTGCTGCATATGTCGGTGGCCGCCTTCCTGAGCAGCGCTTTTTTTGTGGGTGCCTCGGCGGCCTGGCATCTGTTGCGCGGCAACAAAACGCCAGCGGTCAAAACGATGTTTTCGATGGCTCTCTGGATGGCGTTAATTGTCGCCCCGCTTCAGGCGTTGATTGGTGATATGCACGGCTTGAATACGCTGAAACATCAACCGGCAAAAATTGCTGCCATTGAGGGACACTGGGAGAACGTGCCGGGCGAGCCTACGCCGCTGCTGCTGTTTGGCTGGCCGGATATGGAACAGGAACGCACGCGTTTTGGTCTTGAAATCCCGGCGCTCGGCAGCCTGATCCTTACCCACAGCCTGGATAAACAAGTCCCAGCGCTAAAAGAGTTCCCGAAAGAGGATCGCCCCAATTCAACGATGGTGTTCTGGTCATTCCGCATTATGGCGGGGCTAGGCATGCTGATGATTCTGGCTGGCGCGTTGAGCTTGTGGCTGCGCTATCGCCACCGTTTATATGAGAGCCGCCCGTTCCTGCACTTTATGTTGTGGATGGGGCCGTCCGGGCTTATCGCGATCCTCGCGGGTTGGATAACTACCGAAGTGGGCCGTCAGCCCTGGGTGGTGTACGGCTTGCTGCGCACCAAAGATGCCGTTTCGGCGCACGGGGATTTGCAGATGAGCATCAGCCTGCTGACCTTCTTTGTGGTGTATATGTCGGTATTTGGCGTGGGCTATAGCTATATGATTCGCCAGATTAAGAAAGGGCCGCAACCGTTTAATGACGACCCGCCGCCTTCCCACGGCACGCCTTCTCGCCCGCTTTCAGCGGCAACAGAATCGTTAGAGGAATTACGCTAA